The genomic stretch GGATAAAATTGATTGCAAGCAATATAAAAAACAGTCGCTTCCACTTATTCATGCTGTCACCCTACTCTTTCGGTAATCCTTCTTTTTTAATGGCTTGATAGACGCGCTTTGCGATAAGAGAATAACCCGTACCATTAGGATGAAAATCATCTTCCTCAGAAATTCGGCTGCTGTCACTTTTTTGATTAAACAAATCTTCGATATGGACGATTTTTGCATGTTTATCTTTTTTCAGCTCTTTTTCAGCAATATGGTTCCAATCCGTGACGACACCATTTATTTCATTTAGTTCTGATAATGTAAACGTAAACGGATTGTACATGCTGACATAAATCAGCTCAGCGTGATCATTCAGCTCGCGAATTTCAGAAATGATTTTTTCAAAGCGCTTTTCGTACGGTTTTTCCGCTTCCTGAAACGGTTCAACGGTTAATTGCAGAAAGTTTTGGCGAAGGATTTTCATCAAATCATTACCGCCAATTGTAAAAAAGACATAATCTGCGTCCTTTATGCCTTTTTGAACCTTTTTATCTTTTAGTTTTTCTAATAAATCATCCGAACGGTTCCCTTTTACAGCATAATTTTTCACGTCGACCGTTTTGACTTGTTTATCTGACCGGATAGAATCCGCCACCTTGCCGACATATCCCTTTCCGTCGGGATCTCCGACTCCTTCTGTCAGCGAATCTCCGACAGCCGCTATGACAATGTGTTCTTTTGTTTTCGTTTCATGGGCTTTTTGTTTTCCCTCAGATGATGTACGTATGCTCGTACACGCAGTAAGAAGCAAAATCAAACTGGCCATGATTGAAAAAATGCGCAGCTTCAATCTTGTTGCTCCTTCCCATTCTACTAGTGGAAAGTGTATCATGTTTTAGAAGATTTGCAAATGCCTAGTCTCTTAGCTTACTTGAGTGTACTGGCTGACTTCACATCGGAAATGATATCATCGTACGGTGTATTCTCCACTCCATTGTAATCTTTCAGCACCTTACCGTCCGGACCTACCAAATAAAAAGAAGATTGATGAATCACTTGGTCCTCTCCCTCCGGCTTCTTTACGATCGCTTTAAAGCTCTTAAGTGCGAACTCCTCAATCTCACTCTGGCTGTATCCCGTGAGAAAATCCCAGTTATCAAAAGATAATGGATAATTTGCGGCAAATTTCTTCAGCTGTTTCGGCTTATCGTTTTCTGGATCAACACTAAATGATATGATGCGGACATCTATATTTTCGGCTTTCAGTTTTTTTTGCAGATCGGTCATATGAGCGGTCATTGGCGGACATATAGTTTCACAATTGGTAAAAATAAAATCCGCCAGCCATACTTCTCCTTTTAAACTCTCTAAAGAAACGTTCTTGCCGTCTTGGTTTTGAAATGTAAAAGGCTCCACCTCGTAATTGAGCGGATCTTTAATCTGCTGTCCTCCGCATGCACACAAAAACAGAAAAATCAGCCCAGCCGTTAACCCCTTGATAACCTTCATGACATCCATCCTTTCCAGCCAGCATAAAAACGCTTTCTAAAACCGTCCTTACTGTCCCATGTTTGTATTCGATACTGAGCAAAAAAAATCCTGCATGCCTCCCCATTAACGATTACAAAGGAGGGCATGCAGGTAAAAAACGGCATGTTACGCGTTGTGCTTTAACACCTCTTGATGAAATACAGCCTGATAATCTGCCCACTTCATCCGCCGCTTCATATAATGTCGGAAAGAATACACTTTTGCCCTGCTGTTTGATGAAAACACTTCTTTTAAGTAGAATTGCAAATGGTGATGTAACATAAAGAAATAGTGCTCATCTTCCTTTAATACAGGTATTTCTGTCACTTTCACCTGAATCCCGTCACCGCGTTTGAACTCTAGGCTTTTGAGTAACAAGCTATCAATCCTCTTTTTTGTTTTTCTTCTATTATATATGATGCCAGCCGGGCTGTCTGTCATTTTGCGCGGTTGTGTAAAAAAATTAGATTAGCAAATGGAACAAGTCCTCATCCTTGTTCACCTCTACATAATGAAACGGTTTTTTGTTCATCCGTTCAATCAGCGGCCCATAATCGGCTTTGTTCTGCAGCTCGATGCCGACAAGAGCAGGTCCATTGCTTTTATTATTTTTCTTCGTATATTCAAACCTTGTAATGTCATCATTCGGCCCGAGGACTTCGTCAAGAAATTCGCGGAGCGCCCCCGCTCTTTGTGGAAAATTGACGATAAAATAATGCTGAAGGCCTTCAAAAATCAAGGAACGCTCCTTCATTTCCTGCATTCTTCCGATATCGTTATTGCCCCCGCTTACCACACACACCACGTTTTTCCCTTTAATTTGATCCTTGTACAAATCAAGCGCTGCGACAGAAAGAGCTCCAGCCGGTTCAGCAACAACCGCACATTCGTTATATAATTCAAGAATGGATGTACATACTTTTCCTTCAGGCACAAGGAGAATGTCATCAACGACAGTTTCCAGCGTCCGGAAGGTTTCCTCGCCAATTTTTTTAACAGCCGCCCCATCTACAAACTTATCAATTTTATCAAGTGTGACGACATGCCCAGCTTTGTTTGATTCAAAGTAGGATGCCGCTCCCGCCGGCTCAACAGCAATTACCTTTGTATCAGGAGACACGTTTTTCAAATATGTACCTACCCCAGAGAGAAGGCCGCCGCCTCCGACACTTGCAAAAAGAAAATGCGGTTCTGTATCAATGTCGTTTAAAATCTCGACTGCGAGCGTTCCCTGTCCGGCCATCACATCCGGATCATCGAACGGATGGATAAACGTCCGAGATTCCGCCTCACAGCATTCAGCAGCGCTTTTATACGCGTCGTCAAACGTATCGCCTGTCAAAATAATATCGATAAATCCTTTTCCGAATAGTTCAACTTGAGATACTTTTTGTCTCGGTGTAGTAGACGGCATAAAAATTTTCCCGTGAATGCCAAGATGTTTACACGAAAATGCCACACCTTGAGCGTGGTTTCCGGCACTTGCACACACAACTCCGTTCTCTGTCTGCTCGCTGGAAAGCTGTTTCATTTTATGATAAGCCCCTCTGAGCTTAAAAGATCTGACAACTTGCAAGTCTTCGCGTTTTAAATAGATATTGCATTCATATCTCTCAGAAAGTCTGTCATTCCTCTGCAAAGGTGTGTGAATGACAACGTCCTTTACGTTTTGGTGAGCCTTCAAAATGTCTTTCACTTGGATGAGAGAGTTTTCTTTAAGCAACGGTTTCATGTACAGATTCCTTTCTTGTTTTAAATCCCTATTTAATATGCCATTATAACATGAATATTCAAAAAATAAGACAATTATTTTTATTTAATAATTAAAAAAATACAGACTATGTCCACCACATCTTGTGGTAACTTCTGTTCAACCATTATCCTGCAGAGCCAAGAAAAAAGATGATCGTAAAATAAAGGGTGTTTTCAACCAAAAGGCATGATATAATGAAACCAATTAGAACCAAAAGGAGCCAATTGATGAATAGTGCACCAAAACTCAATACATTTCAACATCTAATCGGAGAACATCAAACTTTTCTGGAAGCGAAGCGAATCGCCAAGCAGTTCTCGTTATCGGAGCTTCCTGTCTTAATAACAGGAAAAATCGGAACAGGCAAAAATCACTTCGCACATGCCATACACTTGGAATCTTCGAGAAGCAATGAACCGTTTATAAGCGTCAATTGCAGCACCCATTCGGAAGAAACCCTTATTCATGAGCTTTTTGGCCCTAACGGAAACACAGGTGTTTTTCAAAAAGCGGTACGAGGAACCCTTTTTCTTGATGATGTATGGCGCATGCCTGCTTCTGTACAAGCTCAGCTGTTAAAAGCGCTTGATTCAGACACGGAGAAACCGCGAATGATCTGTGCTTCTGCAGACCGATCCGTGGAACATACATTCAGGCAAGACTTATTCTACAGACTGAACATTTTAACGCTCACACTGCCCGAATTATCGGAACGAAAAAGCGATATTCCGCTTTTGACACAGCATTTTCTCTCAAATTCTGGTCAGCAATTGTTAATCGATCCCTCCGTTTTTCCCGTGCTTGAGAAGCATGCATTTGAAGGCAATGTCAGGGAATTAAAAAACGCTGCAGATTATATGGCGGCAGTATCAAGCGGGGGAACGATTCAGCCATATGACCTGCCGCCGTATATTAGAGGCACGATAGACGGAAAAACGTCGAAGAAAAAAGCGAAACTGCTTACTTTAATGGAAAAAGCTGAGTTTTTGTTTATTTTGGAAACAATAAAAGTATTGAACGAAAAAGGAGAACCTGCCAGCAGACGGATCATTTCTGAACACAGCAAAAATACCCAAACCTCGTTAACTCCTCAGCAGGTCAGAAGCCGTCTCGACTATTTGGAGAAAAAAGATTATGTCACCAAAAGCCGCGGACGCGCAGGCACAAAAATTACCTTTGAGGGCTTGAGCTTTATAGAGACGTTAAAAAATCAAATGATCTAGCGATCGAAAGGAGAATGTACTTGTTTACAATCAAAGAAGAGATCGCCAATGCGATTACACACGGCATCGGTGTCCTCTTATCCATCCCAGCATTAGTGTTTCTAATCATATTTGCGGCTAATTACGGGTCTGCATGGGACATTGTCAGCTTTACAATATTCGGTGTCTCTATGCTGCTGTTATATTTGAGCTCCACCCTGCTTCACAGCATCACACATAAAAAAACGAAGGACATTTTGGAGATTATTGATCATAGCGCAATTTACGTACTCATCGCCGGAACCTACACGCCTTTTTTGCTTGGGCCGCTGAAAGGCACACTCGGCTTTACCCTGTTGGTTATCGTATGGTCACTTGCCCTAGGCGGAATCGTTTTTAAAATTTTCTTTGTGAAACGGTTTATCCTATTGTCAACCTTCGTGTATTTAGTCATGGGGTGGCTGATGATTATTGCAGTTAAACCTTTATATGCTTCACTGAGCGGAGCGGGATTCAGCCTCCTTTTTCTCGGCGGCATTTTATACTCTGTCGGAACCATCTTTTACATTTGGAAAAAGATCCCCTTCCATCACGCCATTTGGCACAGCTTTGTATTGGGCGGGAGCGCTGCCATGTTTTTCTGCGTGCTCTTCTATTGTGTAAAGGTGCCTTTCCTTTCGTAACAGTAACAGAAAAGCGCAGTCTTCACGACTGCGCTTTTTTATGCACGTAATTGTTTTTCATTGGCAGGTATATAAGCTTTTGAAAAGGACAATTCAATGTCTGCCGGTTTTAAGCGTTTAAAAAACGAGCCATTTTGCATGTTATCTGTTCCTTTCGTTTCCACCATCACCAACGGAAGATGATAGCGGGCCGCAAGTTCTACAGGATCAATAGAACCATCTAGTGAAAGAATCAGGCTTTGTCCCTTTTCCAGCTGTTTTGTCACATCTTCATATACCTTTTCTGAATCCCCGTCTGAAATCACATCCATCCGATCCAGCCATTGCCCGATAAAAGGCAAGCGGAACACTTTTGGGTTAGCGATAAAGCCGGCCGGTTCCTCAATATATCCAGCAATTAAGGCCAGTTCAGCCAAACGCAAACGGGGATGCACATACAAAACAGGACCGTGTGGTATTGGCTCTGGCTGATGGATCGTCACAACTGAACCGGAGATGCCGATACAGCCTTCTAAAAACGCCTTTGGCTGTTCGTACACAAGAGCCATCTGTTTTTTGTATGACAGACGGGGATCGAGCATTGTTTGATTAAATAATTGTTTCATATTTTTTAACAGCATATACACAATATAAACCACTAGAAGGCTGTAGCGAACCAATTAAAATCCTCCCGCTTTAGAAGAATTCTTTTTTTCATACATTAGAAATTCGTAATCATACGGGTTTTTTTCGTCTTTGGTCCCCTGCTCAGAAGAAACCAGCTTCCAATTGGATTCATCAAATTCAGGAAAGTGACGGTCACCCTCAAACTCGTGATGAATTTTCGTCATATACAGTCTGTCCGCATAAGGGAACAGGTCCGTATAGAGCTGAGCCCCTCCGATCACAAAGCATTCTTCAGGGCCTGAACAAATGTCCAGTACATCCTTTAATGAACTGACAACCGTGCATCCCTGAAATTCTGAATCCGGCGCTGAGGTAACGACAATATTTTTCCGATTTGGAAGCGGACGTCCGATCGATTCAAATGTTTTCCGGCCCATAATGATTGAATGGCCCGATGTTATTTTCTTAAAGTATGCAAGATCATTGGGCAAATGCCACGGCAAATCATTGTCTTTGCCGATAAGCCTGTTGGCATCCATCGCAAAAATGAATGAAATCATACGCTGACCGCCCCTTTTATATGAGGATGCGGATCATAATCCTCGATGATAAAGTCCTCAAATGCAAAGTTAAAAATAGAATCAACCTTTCTGGCGAAACGAAGCTGCGGAAGCGGTCTAACATCTCTTTCCAGCTGCAAATTGACTTGTTCAATATGATTTTGGTAAATATGAACATCACCAAACGTATGGATGAACTCGCCCGGTTCAAGCCCAGTCACATGAGCAATGATCATGGTTAGGAGGGCATAAGATGCAATATTAAACGGCACACCTAAGAAAACATCGGCAGAGCGCTGATACAGCTGACAGGACAGCTTGCCGTCAGACACATAGAATTGGAACAGGCAATGGCACGGCGGCAACGCCATTTTATCAATTTCACCAACATTCCAGGCGCTGACGATTAAGCGTCTGGAGTTCGGATTTGTTTTAATATCTTCAATAAGACGGGAAATTTGATCAATGGTTTCTCCATCAGCTCCCCGCCAAGAACGCCATTGGGAGCCATATACAGGTCCAAGTTCACCGTTTTCATCAGCCCACTCATTCCAGATTCGCACTCCGTTTTCCTGCAGATAGCGTACATTCGTATCTCCTTTTAAGAACCACAGCAGTTCATGCGCAATTGATTTAAAGTGGAGTTTTTTAGTGGTGAGCATCGGAAAGCCTTCCCGTAAATTAAATCTCATTTGATATCCGAAAGTGCTGATTGTTCCGGTCCCAGTCCGGTCTCCCTTTTTCTCACCATGCTCTAAAACATGTCTGCAGAAATCCTTATACTGTTTCATTTTTTTCATCCTTTAAAAGTAGTCTTCTAGTAGTGTAACACAATAAAAAATCATTTCTGAACCCAGAAATGATTTTTTTATAGTCAGCTGACGACAGGCTTTTCATCCTGTTCTTTTTCTTCATCTTGCAGATCCTGATGCGTATGTGCAATTCTGCTCGCCGCTGCTGCAGCAAGAGCTGCCACAATATCATCCAAAAAGGTGTGAATACCGTCTGGACTTTCATCAAGTTCCTTAATAATTCCAATCTTCTCTTTATCCAAATAACCGAAATTGGTCAAACCGATCGACCCGTACACATTAACGATTGAAAGCGGGATAATTTCATCTATGCCGTAAAGCGGTTCATCCGTTTCAACAAGGTGCTGCAGCGGTTCGGGGAGAAGTTTCTGTTCTGCAAGCTGATCGAGTGCAAGGCCTGTCAAAACAGCATGAATAATTTCACGTTTGTTCAGGACTTTTTCTACATTCTCCATGCAAACACTGAGCGGCAGATTTGGATTGTATTTTTCCTGAAGTTTTTGAACAATCCGTGCAATATCTTCTATCATAACGCCCCGTTTGTTCAGCATATCCTTTGTTATATCGACCATTTCATTCATTGTGTACTTTTTCATGTCTAATGGCATCTCCTTTAGGCACTCATCCAGTTGGGAGGCGTGTTGCGGTCCCAGTAAATGCTCCCAAGCTCATGATGTGATTGAAATCCATCTTCTGCTGTATGATAATGAAAATTAAACCAGTAGCCGTCATGAGGCGGGTGGTCTCTTCGCACATGGAATCTGAGAAGATCTTCTCCAGTTGTCCGATTGTAAACGTTGAAAATTTTTTCCGTTTTGCCCGCTGAAGGCATGCTTGAGATCACAACATCTTGGTACGCCTCATCATCTTGCAATGTCGCTAAATAATCACTAATCACATTTTCGATTTTTGGCAGGATCTCTTTCCGATAGTCATCCTCAATGACAGGAGCGATTCTGCTGCCGAATTTTAAAAAGGACTGATCCTCAGCGCTGTCAAGGAGCTGTTCCTTGTACGATTGAAAAAGCAGTTCAGGATCTCGCCTGTCATCCGACTCATCATCGTACAGGTCATGCTCATCATAAAAAGCGGTGTAATCATTCTGCTCAAGACTGCTCGGCTGTCCGGAAGGCTTGTCCGCCATAAGGGCAGCCGGAGGAGATACGAGCCCGAACGTTACAATGGTAAATAAAACCACAAGGGTCTTTCTCATCCACAATTTCATGACTGCTTATTCCTCTCTATTTTATTGTCATGTTTCTCTTATTTTAGCACATCCAAAACATGCAAGTCATGTACTATATGAAACTGATATGCAAATTAGGAGATTCGTTGCTATGCACTTTGTGTAAAAACGCTTACAATATTTCATGAAAGGAGGCTTTCCGCATGATTGACGCTCTGTTTGCCACAGTTTCACTCTTAACATTATTATACTTTGTCGTCATGGAGGTCACCGATTAACAGAAAGCCCGTGATATGAATCACGGGCTTGTTTGAATGACGCCATAATGGAACAGTGCTGTTTTTCTTTTCATGACGTTAAAACCAAACTGTTCAAACCGCGGGCTTTTCCAGTGGTCTTTTAGCACAACGCTTTTTCTGGCGACTCGTACCGCTTCATTGATACATCCTTCGTGCAAAACGGAATCCTCTGCCAAATCACGTAAAGGCGCGATGCCGTCAGAGGTTTCTACAGGTTCATGAAACATTGGATCGAAATAAACCACATCAACAGAGTTGTCAGGGAGCTGCTTGATGTGTTCAAAGCAATCACCATTCTTCACCTGGATTCTTCTCATCGCAGCTTGAAGCTCTTCTATACCCGTTTCCCATGAATGCAGCCCCGTCCTCACTAAAACAGACACAAGATGGTTTTTTTCAATCCCAACAACAGAACCCGTTTCGCCTACTGCCATACTTGCGATAATGGCATCTGACCCCAACCCGAGTGTGCAATCTAAAAACGTATCCCCTTCAGATAAGCCGGCAGCCCGAAGCATAGGTTCTTTCTCCCCCTGTAAGAAGCGTTTGGCTCTGAACATCGCTGTATTCGGATGAAAAAAGAATTTGGCACCTTGTTTCGTATACAGCTCAAACCGCTCTTTGCCGACCACAAGCAAATCACGTTCAGCTGATTTCAGCAGGTGCTCAACCGTTTGTTTATTCCGGCCGCAGTATGGCATATTTAGCTCTTTAGAAAGCTGCTTTGCAGTTTTTATGGTGTGTTCAGACGGTCTATAGCTTGTTGTTATCATCTTCTGTACTCCCAAAAAGAAAATGCCCGGAGAACGGGCATTTAGCAGTGCGCATCGAAGGCAGCAGTCAGATTTTTCATGATTTCTTCCATATCGTGTCCTTCAATTTCATGACGCGGAATAAAATGTACGACTTCTTTGCCTTTCAAAAGAGCCATTGATGGTGAAGAAGGCTCCTGGCCAGTAAAATACTCACGCATTTTCGCAGTAGCTTCTTTATCTTGGCCCGCAAATACAGTCACCGTATTGTCAGGTGTTTTGTCATTCTGGAGGACTGCCTGTGTAGCCGCAGGACGCGCAAGGCCTGCCGCGCAGCCGCATACAGAGTTAACGACTACAAGAGTTGTGCCCTCTGCCTTTTCCATAAAGTTTTCTACTTCTTCCGCTGTTGTTAACTCTTCAAAACCTGCTCCAGTCAGCTCGCGGCGCATCGGTACGACAAGCTGGCGCATGTATTCTTCATAAGCCATTGACATAAAAAAAGCCCCCTCTAGTATCCTTCATCTGAAGTAAAGGATACTATAGAGAGGGCCGGATTTCAAATGTTCACGCCTTAAAATAAAAGAAAGTGTCCCCAGCTATCTAGATTTTCATAATACCGCCGGTGTTGGCACTTGTCACAAGTTTAGAATAACGTGCCAGGTAGCCGGTTTTCACTTTCGGTTCAAAACCTTTCCAGTTCGCTTTTCGTTTTTCCCACTCTTCTTCTGGCACTTGTACATCCAAGATGCGTTTTTCAATATCAACGATAATATGGTCTCCGTTTTCAACAAAGGCAAGCGGCCCGCCCTCAGCGGCCTCAGGTGATACGTGGCCGATTGAGAGGCCACGGGAGGCTCCGGAAAAACGTCCGTCCGTAATCAATGCCACTTTTGGCCCGAGTCCCATTCCAACGATTTGGGATGTTGGCGCCAGCATTTCCGGCATGCCAGGTCCGCCTTTTGGCCCTTCGTATCTGATGATGACAACGTCGCCTTCTTTTACTTTTCGGTTGATAATGCCGTCAAGCGCCTCGTCCTGAGAATCGAATACGACAGCCGGCCCTTCGTGTCTTGTAATCCCATTCTGTACGCCGCCTGTTTTAATGATAGCGCCGTCCGGAGCTAGATTACCGAATAAAACAGCAAGGCCTCCCTTTTCAGTGAATGGTTGATCCAGCGGGTGAATGACGTCATAATCCTTTACTTCATGTCCGGCAATGGTTTCTCCAAGAGTTTTTCCTGTAACAGTCAGCGCATCTAAATGAAGCGCTCCTTCTTTCTTCGAAAGCTCATTCAGAGCCGCTGAAACGCCGCCCGCTTCGTGAAGATCTTCAATAAACACATCCGATGCAGGCGCCAGCTTAGCCAAGTGCGGCACGCGCTCAGCGACTTCGTTAATGCGTTCTAAAGAGTATTCAACGCCGGCTTCGTTTGCAAGGGCAAGGGTATGAAGAACGGTATTTGTAGAACCTCCGAGCGCCATATCGAGTGCAAACGCGTTATCAATCGCTTTTACTGTAACAATATCACGCGGTTTGATATCTTTGCGAATCGTTTCCATTAATTGCGCAGCCGATTTTCTCACAAACTCTTTGCGTTCCGGAGATGTTGCCAGAATGGTTCCATTACCCGGCAAAGCAAGACCAAGTGCTTCTGACAGACAGTTCATTGAGTTCGCCGTAAACATGCCTGAGCAAGACCCGCACGTTGGGCATCCGAACTGCTCTAGTTCTTGAAGCTCGTTTTCGTTGATTTTCCCTGCTTGGTAGGCGCCTACCCCTTCGAATACTGAGGAAAGGGAGATTTTTCGCCCGTCACTTGTTCTTCCTGCCGCCATCGGTCCGCCGCTGACAAAAATCGTCGGAATGTTGATGCGCATTGCCGCCATAAGCATTCCCGGTGTGATTTTGTCGCAGTTCGGAATACAGACCATTCCGTCAAACCAGTGTGCGGATACAACCGTTTCCACAGAGTCTGCGATAATTTCACGGCTTGGCAGCGAATATCTCATACCGATATGCCCCATTG from Bacillus subtilis subsp. subtilis str. 168 encodes the following:
- the rsmJ gene encoding putative 16S rRNA m(2)G1516 methyltransferase (Evidence 3: Putative function from multiple computational evidences; PubMedId: 22079366; Product type e: enzyme), with amino-acid sequence MITTSYRPSEHTIKTAKQLSKELNMPYCGRNKQTVEHLLKSAERDLLVVGKERFELYTKQGAKFFFHPNTAMFRAKRFLQGEKEPMLRAAGLSEGDTFLDCTLGLGSDAIIASMAVGETGSVVGIEKNHLVSVLVRTGLHSWETGIEELQAAMRRIQVKNGDCFEHIKQLPDNSVDVVYFDPMFHEPVETSDGIAPLRDLAEDSVLHEGCINEAVRVARKSVVLKDHWKSPRFEQFGFNVMKRKTALFHYGVIQTSP
- the ypjP gene encoding hypothetical protein (Evidence 4: Unknown function but conserved in other organisms) encodes the protein MKLWMRKTLVVLFTIVTFGLVSPPAALMADKPSGQPSSLEQNDYTAFYDEHDLYDDESDDRRDPELLFQSYKEQLLDSAEDQSFLKFGSRIAPVIEDDYRKEILPKIENVISDYLATLQDDEAYQDVVISSMPSAGKTEKIFNVYNRTTGEDLLRFHVRRDHPPHDGYWFNFHYHTAEDGFQSHHELGSIYWDRNTPPNWMSA
- the brxA gene encoding protein disulfide isomerase; bacilliredoxin A (de-bacillithiolation) (Evidence 1a: Function from experimental evidences in the studied strain; PubMedId: 19653655, 21749987, 22938038, 24313874, 28301954; Product type e: enzyme); protein product: MSMAYEEYMRQLVVPMRRELTGAGFEELTTAEEVENFMEKAEGTTLVVVNSVCGCAAGLARPAATQAVLQNDKTPDNTVTVFAGQDKEATAKMREYFTGQEPSSPSMALLKGKEVVHFIPRHEIEGHDMEEIMKNLTAAFDAHC
- the ilvD gene encoding dihydroxy-acid dehydratase (Evidence 1a: Function from experimental evidences in the studied strain; PubMedId: 12193635, 12618455, 15060025, 24163341; Product type e: enzyme), whose translation is MAELRSNMITQGIDRAPHRSLLRAAGVKEEDFGKPFIAVCNSYIDIVPGHVHLQEFGKIVKEAIREAGGVPFEFNTIGVDDGIAMGHIGMRYSLPSREIIADSVETVVSAHWFDGMVCIPNCDKITPGMLMAAMRINIPTIFVSGGPMAAGRTSDGRKISLSSVFEGVGAYQAGKINENELQELEQFGCPTCGSCSGMFTANSMNCLSEALGLALPGNGTILATSPERKEFVRKSAAQLMETIRKDIKPRDIVTVKAIDNAFALDMALGGSTNTVLHTLALANEAGVEYSLERINEVAERVPHLAKLAPASDVFIEDLHEAGGVSAALNELSKKEGALHLDALTVTGKTLGETIAGHEVKDYDVIHPLDQPFTEKGGLAVLFGNLAPDGAIIKTGGVQNGITRHEGPAVVFDSQDEALDGIINRKVKEGDVVIIRYEGPKGGPGMPEMLAPTSQIVGMGLGPKVALITDGRFSGASRGLSIGHVSPEAAEGGPLAFVENGDHIIVDIEKRILDVQVPEEEWEKRKANWKGFEPKVKTGYLARYSKLVTSANTGGIMKI